The proteins below come from a single Synechococcus sp. WH 8101 genomic window:
- the clpP gene encoding ATP-dependent Clp endopeptidase proteolytic subunit ClpP: MIPIVIEESGRGERAFDIYSRLLRERIVFLGEPVTSDSANRIVAQLLFLEAEDPDKDIYLYINSPGGSVYDGLGIFDTMQHIKPDVHTVCVGLAASMGAFLLCAGAKGKRSSLQHSRIMIHQPLGGARGQASDIRIQADEILFLKDKLNRELAERSGQPLEKIQEDTDRDFFMSPQDAVSYGLIDSVIDRRPVHSV; encoded by the coding sequence ATGATCCCGATCGTGATCGAGGAATCGGGCCGGGGAGAAAGGGCCTTTGATATTTATTCCCGTCTTCTGAGGGAGCGGATTGTTTTTCTCGGTGAGCCTGTCACCAGCGATTCGGCCAATCGCATTGTGGCTCAACTGCTTTTCCTTGAAGCGGAAGATCCTGACAAGGACATCTATCTCTATATCAACTCTCCTGGAGGATCCGTGTATGACGGGCTCGGGATTTTTGACACGATGCAACACATCAAACCCGACGTTCATACGGTCTGCGTCGGTCTTGCGGCCAGCATGGGCGCCTTTCTCCTCTGTGCCGGAGCCAAGGGCAAGCGCAGCAGTCTGCAGCATTCACGCATCATGATTCACCAGCCCCTCGGTGGGGCTCGGGGGCAGGCCAGTGACATCCGCATCCAGGCCGATGAGATTCTCTTCCTCAAGGACAAGCTCAACCGTGAGCTCGCTGAGCGTTCCGGTCAACCACTGGAGAAAATTCAGGAGGATACCGACCGTGACTTTTTCATGTCACCGCAAGATGCGGTGAGCTATGGATTGATTGATTCTGTGATTGATCGCAGGCCGGTCCACTCGGTTTAG
- the psb29 gene encoding photosystem II biogenesis protein Psp29 has translation MAEHQTIADSKRAFHTAFPFVIPPLYRRTADELLVELHLLSHQQQFQVDALFAVGLRQVFRAFTRGYKPEQHLASLFEALCSSTGFQAGELESLADQSEAAVRGHSIEEVRHWLEHGGDGAPAPLASVLQRADSSSFHYSRLMAVGLLSLLSEAQGDQADPEQLRKLAHELSGPLGFAQTRVEKDLGLYASNLEKMAQAVELMEETLAAERRKRERQQQEAASS, from the coding sequence TTGGCTGAGCATCAGACCATTGCTGACAGCAAGCGCGCCTTTCACACCGCCTTCCCGTTTGTAATTCCGCCGCTGTACCGGCGCACGGCCGACGAGCTTCTTGTGGAGCTGCACTTGCTCAGCCATCAGCAGCAGTTTCAGGTGGATGCCCTGTTTGCCGTGGGCTTGCGTCAGGTCTTTCGCGCCTTCACCCGCGGCTACAAACCGGAGCAGCACCTGGCCTCTCTGTTTGAAGCCCTCTGCAGCAGCACCGGATTCCAGGCCGGCGAGTTGGAAAGCCTGGCCGATCAGAGCGAAGCCGCCGTGCGTGGCCATTCCATTGAGGAAGTGCGCCATTGGCTCGAACATGGAGGCGATGGCGCCCCGGCTCCTCTCGCCTCCGTGCTGCAACGGGCCGATAGCAGCAGCTTCCACTATTCACGCCTGATGGCTGTGGGTCTGCTCAGCCTTTTGTCGGAAGCCCAGGGTGATCAAGCCGACCCGGAGCAGCTGCGCAAACTGGCCCATGAGTTGAGCGGACCGCTCGGGTTTGCCCAAACCAGAGTTGAAAAAGATCTCGGTCTTTACGCCAGCAACCTTGAGAAAATGGCCCAGGCGGTGGAACTAATGGAGGAGACCTTGGCGGCGGAACGCCGCAAACGGGAACGACAGCAACAGGAGGCTGCAAGCAGCTGA
- the petN gene encoding cytochrome b6-f complex subunit PetN gives MLFTLAWASLAAVFSFSIAMVVWGRNGDGTLNF, from the coding sequence ATGCTGTTCACCCTTGCCTGGGCCTCCCTGGCCGCCGTGTTCAGTTTTTCCATCGCCATGGTGGTGTGGGGACGTAACGGCGACGGCACCCTGAACTTCTGA
- the clpS gene encoding ATP-dependent Clp protease adapter ClpS, with product MTVTPTGTATVLDRVTSRSEYPQARVIVLDDDVNTFQHVVDCLCRIIPGMGSERAWDLAHRIDGEGAADVWSGPLEQAELYHQQLSAEGLTMAPLERC from the coding sequence ATGACCGTTACACCCACAGGCACAGCCACCGTTCTGGACCGCGTGACCAGCCGAAGCGAGTACCCCCAGGCGCGGGTGATCGTGCTCGACGACGACGTCAACACCTTTCAACACGTGGTGGATTGCCTGTGTCGGATCATTCCAGGGATGGGCTCCGAGCGTGCCTGGGACCTGGCTCACCGCATCGATGGCGAAGGGGCTGCTGATGTGTGGTCTGGCCCACTGGAGCAGGCCGAGCTGTACCACCAGCAGCTGAGCGCCGAGGGACTGACAATGGCACCACTCGAGCGCTGCTGA
- a CDS encoding BCD family MFS transporter, whose product MTAATTEPEALRPSQRLGWIDLMRLSLFQACLGTLAVVFTGMFNRILITELAFPALLAGGGLAFEQLVSPSRVLFGHLSDSRPWCGAHRTPYILVGAIGICLLAALSVPISFAVREAITSGSGALGTAGVLAFCGLFAAYGLCTSLASTSYLALVIDRSSEEERPRCIGIIWAMLTVGIVVGAIVISVATRSMDGIESPELLQPLLQSFMQRVALAVLLLTLVAILGMERRRGRAGETPMQDLVTLNDAWAVITSSRQILVFFGFLVLYTLGLFLQDPILESFAAEVFGMPISKTTLLNAYWGSGTLVGLLFAGLWFTPKVGKLATARIGCWLVVVSLALLVLTGWLEAMRFLPAVMVLFGLAAGIGTNSALTLMLDLTLPAMAGTFVGIWGLAQALSRALGKVGGGGLLDLGRRLFPNQGPFSGFALVFGVEILVMIAAALVLNHLSVRQFRAATSQRLETVLLAEIEG is encoded by the coding sequence ATGACCGCAGCCACCACAGAGCCGGAGGCACTCCGCCCCAGCCAACGCCTTGGCTGGATCGACCTGATGCGCCTGAGCCTGTTTCAGGCCTGTCTGGGCACCCTGGCGGTGGTCTTCACCGGCATGTTCAACCGGATCCTGATCACAGAACTGGCCTTTCCAGCCCTCCTCGCCGGCGGCGGCCTGGCCTTTGAGCAACTGGTGTCACCCTCACGGGTGCTGTTTGGCCATCTCAGTGATTCCAGGCCCTGGTGCGGTGCGCACCGCACCCCCTACATCCTGGTGGGGGCCATCGGCATCTGCCTGCTGGCAGCGCTGAGCGTGCCGATCAGTTTTGCCGTGCGCGAAGCGATCACCAGCGGCTCTGGCGCCCTTGGCACCGCCGGTGTGCTGGCCTTCTGCGGCTTGTTCGCCGCCTACGGACTGTGCACCTCCCTGGCGAGCACCTCCTATCTGGCCCTGGTGATCGATCGCTCCAGCGAAGAGGAGCGCCCCCGCTGCATCGGCATCATCTGGGCGATGCTCACGGTGGGGATTGTGGTGGGCGCCATCGTCATCAGCGTGGCGACCCGTTCTATGGATGGAATCGAATCTCCCGAGCTCCTGCAACCGCTGCTGCAGAGCTTCATGCAGCGGGTGGCCCTGGCGGTGCTGCTGCTGACACTGGTGGCGATCCTGGGCATGGAGCGCCGCCGCGGCAGAGCTGGAGAAACGCCGATGCAAGACCTGGTGACCCTGAACGATGCCTGGGCTGTGATCACTTCCAGCCGGCAGATTCTGGTGTTCTTCGGGTTTCTGGTGCTCTACACCCTCGGACTCTTCCTCCAGGATCCGATCCTCGAAAGCTTCGCCGCCGAAGTGTTCGGGATGCCGATCTCGAAAACGACGCTGCTCAATGCCTATTGGGGGTCGGGAACCCTGGTCGGCCTGCTGTTCGCCGGTCTGTGGTTCACCCCGAAGGTGGGGAAGTTGGCCACCGCCCGGATCGGTTGCTGGCTGGTGGTGGTGTCTCTGGCGCTGTTGGTGCTCACCGGCTGGTTGGAGGCGATGCGCTTCCTTCCAGCGGTGATGGTGCTGTTCGGGCTGGCGGCAGGCATCGGCACCAACAGCGCCCTCACGTTGATGCTCGATCTCACGCTGCCGGCCATGGCCGGCACCTTCGTGGGGATCTGGGGCCTTGCCCAGGCGCTGTCTCGCGCCCTGGGCAAGGTGGGCGGCGGTGGCCTTCTCGATCTGGGTCGGCGCCTGTTCCCGAATCAGGGACCCTTCAGCGGCTTTGCCCTGGTGTTCGGTGTCGAAATCCTTGTGATGATCGCTGCCGCCCTGGTGCTCAATCACCTCAGCGTTCGGCAGTTCCGCGCGGCAACGTCCCAGCGGCTTGAGACGGTGCTCCTGGCGGAGATCGAAGGCTGA
- a CDS encoding DUF2103 domain-containing protein codes for MGRLVITHSTYVEGLIDWLKPLAGDPRIQTITPAVIRRVRGRAPGLLLRVSTPIRGGHKLVARRGSSVQEVFVVTDLSAEELGDRIARCRPA; via the coding sequence TTGGGCCGTCTGGTGATCACCCACAGCACCTACGTGGAGGGCCTGATCGACTGGCTCAAACCCCTGGCTGGGGATCCGAGGATTCAAACAATCACCCCGGCCGTGATCCGTCGCGTGCGGGGTCGCGCCCCCGGACTGCTGCTCAGGGTGTCGACGCCAATCCGCGGTGGACACAAACTGGTAGCCCGCCGGGGCAGCAGTGTCCAGGAGGTGTTCGTGGTCACCGATCTGAGTGCGGAGGAGCTGGGCGATCGGATCGCGCGCTGTCGCCCTGCCTGA
- a CDS encoding 5-(carboxyamino)imidazole ribonucleotide synthase yields the protein MTTTPRELATDTIGVIGGGQLAQMLAEAAHERGVALAVQCSSREDPAAALASRLVEANPLDAGASQELVAGCQGVTFENEWIDLDALMPLERQGVRFRPTLASLKPLVDKLEQRQLLDDLAIPGPAWVPLRSIDPGAPSLPKGWVFPVMAKAARGGYDGKGTRILQSIEDLAHLLRTVDPGAWLLESWVAYERELALVVSRDGKGRVRSLPLVETHQNQQVCDWVLAPAPVEQLVEATAYNMAASLLTKLNYVGVMALEFFYGPQGLLVNEIAPRTHNSGHFSIEACSSSQFDQQLCITAGLPVPDPDLLCQGALMVNLLGLDADQATPLEQRLQALKADPRFHLHWYGKAEESPGRKLGHVTVLLEQTDGEGRFHEARELRGAIRSIWPLPLD from the coding sequence ATGACCACCACCCCGAGGGAGCTGGCCACCGACACCATCGGGGTGATCGGAGGCGGGCAGCTGGCCCAGATGCTCGCTGAAGCGGCGCATGAGCGCGGCGTGGCCCTGGCGGTGCAGTGCAGCTCCCGGGAGGACCCGGCGGCGGCGTTGGCGAGTCGGCTGGTGGAGGCGAACCCCCTCGATGCCGGCGCCAGCCAGGAGCTGGTGGCCGGTTGCCAGGGCGTGACGTTCGAGAATGAATGGATTGATCTCGACGCGCTCATGCCGCTGGAGCGGCAGGGTGTGCGTTTCCGGCCCACGTTGGCCAGTCTGAAACCTCTGGTCGACAAGCTGGAGCAGCGTCAATTGCTTGATGACCTGGCGATTCCAGGTCCGGCCTGGGTGCCGCTCCGGTCGATCGACCCTGGCGCTCCTTCCCTGCCGAAGGGCTGGGTGTTTCCGGTGATGGCGAAGGCGGCCCGCGGTGGTTACGACGGCAAGGGAACCCGCATTCTCCAGTCGATCGAAGACCTGGCCCACCTGCTCCGGACCGTGGATCCAGGCGCTTGGCTGCTCGAATCCTGGGTGGCGTATGAGCGGGAACTGGCGCTGGTGGTGAGCCGTGATGGCAAGGGAAGGGTTCGCAGCCTGCCCCTGGTGGAGACCCACCAGAACCAGCAGGTGTGCGACTGGGTGTTGGCTCCAGCTCCGGTGGAGCAGTTGGTGGAGGCCACGGCCTACAACATGGCCGCATCCCTGCTCACCAAGCTCAACTATGTGGGGGTGATGGCCCTGGAGTTCTTCTACGGCCCCCAGGGACTGCTGGTGAACGAGATCGCACCGCGCACCCACAACTCCGGTCATTTTTCGATTGAAGCCTGCAGTAGTAGCCAGTTCGACCAGCAGCTCTGCATCACGGCGGGACTGCCGGTGCCCGATCCTGACCTGCTCTGTCAGGGGGCGCTGATGGTGAATCTGCTCGGCCTGGATGCCGATCAGGCGACCCCCCTGGAGCAACGACTTCAGGCCCTGAAGGCCGACCCGCGCTTTCACCTGCACTGGTACGGCAAGGCTGAGGAGAGCCCTGGCCGCAAGCTCGGGCATGTCACGGTGCTTCTGGAGCAGACGGATGGTGAAGGGCGGTTTCACGAAGCACGGGAACTGCGTGGTGCGATCCGTTCGATCTGGCCTCTGCCCTTAGATTGA
- a CDS encoding carbohydrate ABC transporter permease, translating into MFRPRIARSRQTLTAWAFLTPALILLGLSVLIPALMALVMTFTQTGLDVSEPLRFVGLANLRRLSLDPMFYRVLATTLLYLVGIVPPIVLGSLALAVLVNRSLPGMHGLRAAFYTPVLVSIVVAAIAFRWLYAENGLINGWLSVLIGAGFEPIGFLTNPLLALPSVMLVTLWKGLGYYMVIFLAGLQGIPGELYEAAELDGSEGWRQHVDITLPLLRPYITLVSVISAIAATKVFEEVFLMTQGGPADSTRTLVYFVYDQAFAELEISYACTVGLALFLLVMLLTLVRLAFAGDRGLI; encoded by the coding sequence GTGTTCCGGCCCCGCATCGCCCGCTCCCGCCAGACCCTCACCGCCTGGGCCTTTTTGACACCGGCCTTGATCCTGCTCGGGTTGTCGGTGTTGATTCCAGCTCTGATGGCCCTGGTGATGACCTTCACCCAGACCGGCTTGGATGTGAGTGAACCGCTGCGCTTCGTTGGCCTAGCCAACCTGCGACGGCTCAGCCTGGATCCGATGTTTTATCGGGTGTTGGCCACCACCCTGCTGTATCTAGTCGGGATCGTGCCACCGATTGTGCTCGGCTCCCTCGCCCTCGCGGTTTTGGTCAACCGAAGCCTGCCAGGCATGCATGGGCTGCGGGCGGCCTTCTACACCCCGGTGCTGGTGTCGATCGTGGTGGCTGCGATCGCCTTCCGCTGGCTTTATGCCGAGAACGGATTGATCAACGGCTGGCTGTCGGTGTTGATCGGTGCCGGTTTCGAGCCGATCGGCTTTCTCACCAACCCTCTGCTGGCCTTGCCCTCGGTGATGCTGGTGACTCTCTGGAAAGGCCTCGGTTACTACATGGTGATTTTTCTCGCGGGGCTCCAGGGCATCCCTGGCGAGCTTTACGAGGCGGCCGAGCTGGATGGGAGCGAGGGGTGGCGCCAGCATGTCGACATCACACTGCCCCTTCTGCGCCCCTACATCACCCTGGTGTCGGTGATCTCCGCCATTGCGGCAACCAAGGTGTTCGAGGAGGTGTTCCTGATGACCCAGGGGGGGCCTGCTGATTCAACCCGCACCCTGGTCTATTTCGTCTACGACCAGGCCTTTGCCGAATTGGAGATCAGCTATGCCTGCACCGTGGGTCTGGCTCTGTTTCTGCTGGTGATGCTGCTCACGCTGGTGCGCCTGGCTTTTGCCGGCGACCGGGGCCTGATCTGA
- the aroB gene encoding 3-dehydroquinate synthase, whose product MNRPQTAAPSAEPSHPGLRRIPVALEQQPYAVMIEAGGLDHLGQRLSDAGVRSGRKVLIVSNPDVAKPYGERCLTSLRQAGFDANLLVLEAGEDRKTLASISLIHDAAFAQRLERSSLMVALGGGVVGDMTGFAAATWLRGIGVAQVPTTLLAMVDASIGGKTGVNHPGGKNLIGAFHQPQLVLIDPDTLATLPEREFRAGMAEVIKYGVIGDAELFRELEAAGERLASMRTLPAELLQRILERSAAAKARVVAADEREGGLRAILNYGHTLGHVVETLCGYGTYLHGEAVAIGMVAAGELALELELWNAEDQARQRAVIAAAGLPGRWPELDSTAVLECLQGDKKVRDGCVRFVLPTSLGSVEIRSDVSGAQVVAALARCHD is encoded by the coding sequence ATGAACAGGCCCCAGACAGCAGCACCCAGCGCCGAACCCTCCCACCCGGGACTGAGACGCATCCCGGTGGCGCTTGAGCAGCAGCCCTACGCGGTGATGATCGAAGCGGGCGGCCTCGATCATCTGGGGCAGCGCCTGAGCGATGCGGGGGTCCGCTCCGGTCGCAAGGTGCTGATCGTGAGCAATCCCGACGTGGCCAAGCCCTATGGCGAGCGCTGCCTCACCTCACTGCGACAGGCGGGCTTCGACGCCAACCTGCTGGTGCTTGAGGCGGGAGAAGATCGCAAGACCCTGGCCAGCATCAGCCTCATTCACGATGCGGCTTTCGCCCAACGGCTGGAGCGCAGTTCCCTGATGGTGGCTCTGGGCGGCGGCGTGGTGGGCGACATGACCGGCTTTGCCGCTGCCACCTGGCTGCGGGGCATCGGGGTGGCGCAGGTGCCCACCACCCTGCTGGCCATGGTGGATGCCTCCATTGGTGGCAAAACCGGGGTGAACCACCCCGGCGGCAAGAACCTGATCGGCGCCTTCCACCAGCCCCAGCTGGTGCTGATCGATCCAGACACCCTCGCCACCCTGCCGGAGCGTGAATTCCGTGCCGGCATGGCAGAAGTGATCAAGTACGGCGTGATCGGCGATGCGGAGTTGTTCAGGGAACTGGAGGCCGCCGGGGAGCGGCTCGCCTCGATGCGCACACTGCCGGCCGAACTGCTCCAGCGCATCCTGGAGCGCTCCGCTGCCGCCAAAGCCCGCGTGGTGGCGGCTGATGAACGGGAGGGCGGCCTGCGGGCGATCCTCAACTACGGCCACACCCTCGGCCACGTGGTGGAAACGCTCTGTGGCTACGGCACCTATCTGCACGGCGAAGCCGTGGCGATCGGCATGGTCGCCGCCGGCGAATTGGCCCTGGAGCTGGAGCTATGGAACGCTGAGGATCAAGCCCGCCAGCGGGCGGTGATCGCCGCCGCCGGACTGCCCGGCCGCTGGCCGGAACTCGACAGCACAGCCGTGCTGGAGTGCCTGCAGGGCGACAAGAAGGTGCGCGACGGTTGCGTGCGCTTCGTGCTGCCCACCAGCCTCGGC